In Caloramator sp. E03, the sequence GGCGAACTCTCTATGGTATTAGGACTTTTCATTTCCTATTACGTTAATTTAAAGCCCGGTGGTACAATAGTAATAATAGGTGTTATAATCCTTTTAATAATTTTAACAATAAATAAGATAGCTAAACTTTTATTAAAGAAAAAGTATAAGTCTCTTCAAAGGGGATGATTTTGTGGAAAACAAAAATAGATATAATGAGATATTAACTAAGGAAGGATTTAAAAAAACAAAGCATAGAACTGATATACTTGAGATATTATATAACTCAGACAAACCTTTATCTGCAGAAGAAATCTATCTGTATTTAAAACAAAATGACTCATCAATAAGCCTTTCAACTATCTATAGAAATATGGATAGGCTTATTGAAAGAAATCTTGTTATAAAAAATACACTTTTTAACGATAATAAAGCACGATTTGAAATCAGTAGAAAAAATCATAAGCATCATATAATATGCTTAAAATGTAATAAGATGATTGAAATAGATGAGTGTCCTTTTAAAGAACTTGAAAATAAAATCAAAAATGAAACTGGATTTGAAATAGA encodes:
- a CDS encoding Fur family transcriptional regulator, which translates into the protein MENKNRYNEILTKEGFKKTKHRTDILEILYNSDKPLSAEEIYLYLKQNDSSISLSTIYRNMDRLIERNLVIKNTLFNDNKARFEISRKNHKHHIICLKCNKMIEIDECPFKELENKIKNETGFEIETHKFEIYGYCENCKDNKK